From the Nodularia sp. NIES-3585 genome, one window contains:
- a CDS encoding RNA-binding protein, with amino-acid sequence MSVRLYIGNLPKEEIDRQDLQAVFAEEGDAVTTKLIKDRKTGKCRGFGFLTVNNDEQADQIIEKYSGQLFKETPIKLEKALPRTKGEEGEEQPPKVASSTTTSHPAPTIQKEGGRREKSAKKSRRGGGGVRETSTSTDSDTIRPDPRWASELEKLKQMLAAQTTN; translated from the coding sequence ATGTCCGTTCGCCTATATATAGGCAATTTGCCAAAAGAAGAAATAGATCGTCAGGATCTACAAGCAGTTTTTGCCGAAGAAGGCGATGCTGTCACTACAAAACTAATTAAAGACCGCAAAACTGGTAAATGCCGTGGTTTTGGTTTTCTCACAGTCAACAATGACGAACAAGCTGATCAAATTATTGAAAAGTATAGTGGTCAATTGTTCAAAGAGACTCCCATAAAGCTAGAGAAAGCATTACCTCGGACAAAAGGTGAGGAGGGTGAAGAACAGCCTCCTAAAGTAGCTAGTAGTACTACTACTAGTCATCCTGCGCCTACCATCCAAAAAGAAGGCGGTCGTCGTGAGAAAAGCGCTAAGAAGTCTCGGCGTGGCGGCGGTGGTGTCCGTGAAACCAGCACAAGCACTGACTCAGACACTATTCGTCCCGATCCACGTTGGGCTTCTGAATTAGAAAAGCTCAAGCAGATGCTAGCTGCACAAACTACGAATTGA